A single Cyclopterus lumpus isolate fCycLum1 chromosome 3, fCycLum1.pri, whole genome shotgun sequence DNA region contains:
- the LOC117728777 gene encoding serum amyloid A-3 protein-like, which yields SGARDMYRAYSDMKDANWKNSDKYFHARGNYDAAARGAGGRWAAEVISNGREWVQERTGHGAEDSAADQRANEHGRNGGDPNVYRPPGLPDRY from the exons TCAGGAGCTCGTGATATGTATCGAGCATACAGTGATATGAAGGATGCCAACTGGAAAAATTCGGACAAATACTTTCATGCCAGAGGAAACTATGACGCTGCCGCAAGAGGAGCGGGGGGCAGATGGGCAGCAGAGGTTATCAG TAATGGCAGAGAGTGGGTGCAGGAAAGAACAGGTCACGGTGCTGAGGACTCTGCTGCTGATCAAAGGGCAAATGAGCATGGGCGCAATGGAGGAGATCCCAACGTTTACAGGCCACCAGGACTTCCTGACAGATATTAG